A portion of the Etheostoma cragini isolate CJK2018 chromosome 13, CSU_Ecrag_1.0, whole genome shotgun sequence genome contains these proteins:
- the grik1a gene encoding glutamate receptor ionotropic, kainate 1 isoform X3: MDERKRLFFSLFFAAQLCVSSTQVLRIGGIFETRESELVSTDELAFKFAVNNINRNKTLIPNTTLTYDIQRINLFDGFEASRRVCDQLALGVVAVFGPSHSSSVSAVQSICNALEVPHIQTRWKHPSVDNKDTFFINLYPEYTAIARAILDVVTFFKWRKLTVVYEDSTGLMRMQELIKAPAKFNLKIKIRQLTPGNQDARPLLKELKKDKEFFILFDCSYRMASELLKQLSSMGMMTEYYHFFFTTLDLFALDLEPYRYSGVNMTGFRLLNVDDPWVASTMDKWAMERLQGPKQESGLMDGIMTTDAALMYDAVFMVAVASQRATQMTVSSLQCHRHKPWRFGPRFMNLFKEAQWDGLTGHIVLNKTDGLRRDFDLDIISLKEDGTARIAVWNSYRGMNLTEKSSRDKNNNVTDSLANRTLIVTTILENPYVMQRKSDKELIGNDRFEGYCLDLLKELSNILGFTYEVRLVADGKYGAQNDKGEWNGMVRELIDHVADLAVAPLTITYVREKVIDFSKPFMTLGISILYRKPNGTNPGVFSFLNPLSPDIWMYVLLACTGVSCVLFVIARFTPYEWYNPHPCNPSSTLIQNNFTLLNSFWFGVGALMRQGSELMPKALSTRIVGGIWWFFTLIIISSYTANLAAFLTVERMDAPIDSADDLAKQTRIEYGAVRDGSTMTFFKKSKISTYEKMWAFMSSRKNTALVKNNREGITRVLTTDYAMLMESTSIEYISQRNCNLTQIGGLIDSKGYGVGTPIGSPYRDKVTIAILQLQEEGKLHMMKEKWWRGNGCPEEDNKEANALGVENIGGIFIVLAAGLVLSVFVAIGEFIYKARRNADIEECVSFSALMEELGISLQCYKGIRMRLRPHSGARTACILCQPKRTTKRERARRDSST; encoded by the exons GGGGAATTTTCGAGACCCGGGAGAGTGAGTTAGTGAGTACGGATGAGCTGGCATTCAAGTTTGCTGTAAATAACATAAACCGCAACAAGACCCTGATTCCCAACACCACTCTCACCTACGACATTCAGAGGATCAACCTCTTTGATGGCTTTGAGGCTTCGAGGAGAG TGTGTGACCAGCTAGCTCTCGGGGTGGTCGCAGTGTTTGGACCTTCTCACAGCTCCTCGGTCAGTGCTGTTCAGTCCATCTGCAACGCTCTAGAGGTCCCTCACATTCAGACCCGCTGGAAACACCCGTCAGTGGACAACAAAGACACTTTCTTCATCAACCTATATCCAGAGTACACGGCCATTGCCAGGGCCATTCTGGACGTGGTCACTTTCTTCAAATGGCGGAAGCTGACGGTGGTCTATGAGGACAGCACGG GTCTGATGCGGATGCAAGAGCTGATCAAGGCTCCGGCAAAGTTCAACCTGAAGATCAAGATCCGCCAGCTGACCCCAGGTAACCAAGATGCCCGCCCACTGCTCAAGGAACTGAAGAAAGACAAGGAATTTTTTATACTCTTTGACTGCTCCTATCGCATGGCTTCAGAGCTACTCAAGCAG CTTTCATCAATGGGAATGATGACCGAGTACTACCATTTCTTCTTCACAACTTTG GATCTGTTTGCCTTGGATTTGGAGCCGTACCGCTACAGTGGGGTAAACATGACAGGCTTCAGACTGCTGAACGTAGATGACCCGTGGGTAGCCTCCACGATGGACAAATGGGCCATGGAAAGGCTGCAGGGTCCCAAACAAGAGAGTGGCCTGATGGATGGAATCATGACT ACAGACGCAGCCTTGATGTATGATGCAGTGTTCATGGTTGCCGTTGCTTCACAGCGGGCCACTCAGATGACCGTCAGCTCCCTGCAGTGTCACCGCCACAAACCCTGGCGCTTTGGTCCCCGCTTCATGAACCTCTTCAAAGAG GCACAGTGGGATGGACTGACAGGGCACATTGTTCTTAATAAGACAGATGGCCTGAGGAGAGACTTTGATTTGGACATAATCAGCCTCAAAGAGGACGGCACTGCCAGG ATTGCTGTGTGGAACTCATACAGGGGTATGAACCTGACGGAGAAGTCCAGCCGAGACAAGAATAACAATGTGACAGACTCTCTGGCTAACAGGACTCTTATTGTCACCACGATACTG GAAAATCCATATGTGATGCAGAGAAAGTCAGACAAGGAGCTTATTGGAAATGATCGTTTTGAGGGTTACTGTCTGGACCTTTTGAAAGAGCTCTCCAACATCTTGGGTTTCACGTATGAAGTCAGACTGGTGGCTGATGGGAAATACGGAGCCCAGAATGACAAGGGAGAGTGGAATGGGATGGTGCGGGAGCTGATAGACCAC GTTGCAGACCTTGCTGTGGCCCCCTTGACCATCACATACGTTCGAGAGAAAGTCATTGACTTCTCCAAGCCCTTTATGACTTTAGGTATCAGCATCCTCTACCGAAAACCTAATGGCACCAATCCGGGTGTGTTCTCCTTCCTGAATCCCCTGTCTCCGGACATCTGGATGTACGTGCTGTTAGCCTGCACAGGAGTTAGCTGTGTGCTCTTTGTGATTGCCAG GTTTACTCCGTACGAGTGGTACAACCCACATCCATGTAACCCGTCCTCGACTCTAATACAGAACAATTTCACTTTACTCAACAGTTTCTGGTTTGGTGTCGGAGCTCTCATGCGGCAAG GCTCGGAGTTGATGCCTAAGGCTCTGTCCACTCGTATAGTTGGGGGGATCTGGTGGTTCTTTACCTTAATCATCATCTCTTCATACACGGCCAACTTGGCTGCCTTCCTCACTGTGGAACGAATGGACGCGCCAATCGACTCAGCAGACGACCTGGCCAAGCAGACCAGGATTGAATATGGGGCAGTAAGGGACGGATCCACCATGACCTTCTTTAAG AAATCAAAGATCTCCACCTATGAGAAAATGTGGGCGTTTATGAGCAGCAGGAAGAACACTGCATTGGTTAAGAACAACAGGGAAGGCATCACTCGGGTTCTGACGACAGACTACGCCATGCTGATGGAGTCCACTAGCATTGAGTACATCAGCCAGAGAAATTGCAACCTCACACAGATCGGAGGTCTCATTGACTCCAAGGGCTACGGAGTGGGAACACCTATCG GGTCTCCATACAGGGATAAAGTGACCATTGCCATCCTTCAGCTGCAGGAGGAAGGGAAGCTGCACATGATGAAGGAGAAGTGGTGGAGAGGCAATGGCTGCCCAGAGGAGGACAACAAGGAGGCCAATGCTTTGGGCGTGGAAAACATTGGCGGTATCTTTATCGTCCTCGCTGCTGGTCTggttctctctgtgtttgtcgcCATTGGAGAGTTCATCTACAAGGCTCGCAGGAACGCCGACATAGAGGAG TGCGTGTCTTTTAGCGCCCTGATGGAGGAGTTGGGTATCTCCCTGCAGTGTTACAAAGGCATCCGGATGAGATTGCGACCCCACAGTGGAGCAAGGACAGCTTGCATCCTTTGTCAACCCAAACGCACCACAAAGAGGGAAAGAGCAAGAAGGGACTCCAGCACGTGA
- the grik1a gene encoding glutamate receptor ionotropic, kainate 1 isoform X2: MDERKRLFFSLFFAAQLCVSSTQVLRIGGIFETRESELVSTDELAFKFAVNNINRNKTLIPNTTLTYDIQRINLFDGFEASRRVCDQLALGVVAVFGPSHSSSVSAVQSICNALEVPHIQTRWKHPSVDNKDTFFINLYPEYTAIARAILDVVTFFKWRKLTVVYEDSTGLMRMQELIKAPAKFNLKIKIRQLTPGNQDARPLLKELKKDKEFFILFDCSYRMASELLKQLSSMGMMTEYYHFFFTTLDLFALDLEPYRYSGVNMTGFRLLNVDDPWVASTMDKWAMERLQGPKQESGLMDGIMTTDAALMYDAVFMVAVASQRATQMTVSSLQCHRHKPWRFGPRFMNLFKEAQWDGLTGHIVLNKTDGLRRDFDLDIISLKEDGTARGIVEGGSRLTKRWIKIAVWNSYRGMNLTEKSSRDKNNNVTDSLANRTLIVTTILENPYVMQRKSDKELIGNDRFEGYCLDLLKELSNILGFTYEVRLVADGKYGAQNDKGEWNGMVRELIDHVADLAVAPLTITYVREKVIDFSKPFMTLGISILYRKPNGTNPGVFSFLNPLSPDIWMYVLLACTGVSCVLFVIARFTPYEWYNPHPCNPSSTLIQNNFTLLNSFWFGVGALMRQGSELMPKALSTRIVGGIWWFFTLIIISSYTANLAAFLTVERMDAPIDSADDLAKQTRIEYGAVRDGSTMTFFKKSKISTYEKMWAFMSSRKNTALVKNNREGITRVLTTDYAMLMESTSIEYISQRNCNLTQIGGLIDSKGYGVGTPIGSPYRDKVTIAILQLQEEGKLHMMKEKWWRGNGCPEEDNKEANALGVENIGGIFIVLAAGLVLSVFVAIGEFIYKARRNADIEEAFCFFYGVQSRQFQRRGSTSSSGTSLSTDLESGRLLGNDTE, encoded by the exons GGGGAATTTTCGAGACCCGGGAGAGTGAGTTAGTGAGTACGGATGAGCTGGCATTCAAGTTTGCTGTAAATAACATAAACCGCAACAAGACCCTGATTCCCAACACCACTCTCACCTACGACATTCAGAGGATCAACCTCTTTGATGGCTTTGAGGCTTCGAGGAGAG TGTGTGACCAGCTAGCTCTCGGGGTGGTCGCAGTGTTTGGACCTTCTCACAGCTCCTCGGTCAGTGCTGTTCAGTCCATCTGCAACGCTCTAGAGGTCCCTCACATTCAGACCCGCTGGAAACACCCGTCAGTGGACAACAAAGACACTTTCTTCATCAACCTATATCCAGAGTACACGGCCATTGCCAGGGCCATTCTGGACGTGGTCACTTTCTTCAAATGGCGGAAGCTGACGGTGGTCTATGAGGACAGCACGG GTCTGATGCGGATGCAAGAGCTGATCAAGGCTCCGGCAAAGTTCAACCTGAAGATCAAGATCCGCCAGCTGACCCCAGGTAACCAAGATGCCCGCCCACTGCTCAAGGAACTGAAGAAAGACAAGGAATTTTTTATACTCTTTGACTGCTCCTATCGCATGGCTTCAGAGCTACTCAAGCAG CTTTCATCAATGGGAATGATGACCGAGTACTACCATTTCTTCTTCACAACTTTG GATCTGTTTGCCTTGGATTTGGAGCCGTACCGCTACAGTGGGGTAAACATGACAGGCTTCAGACTGCTGAACGTAGATGACCCGTGGGTAGCCTCCACGATGGACAAATGGGCCATGGAAAGGCTGCAGGGTCCCAAACAAGAGAGTGGCCTGATGGATGGAATCATGACT ACAGACGCAGCCTTGATGTATGATGCAGTGTTCATGGTTGCCGTTGCTTCACAGCGGGCCACTCAGATGACCGTCAGCTCCCTGCAGTGTCACCGCCACAAACCCTGGCGCTTTGGTCCCCGCTTCATGAACCTCTTCAAAGAG GCACAGTGGGATGGACTGACAGGGCACATTGTTCTTAATAAGACAGATGGCCTGAGGAGAGACTTTGATTTGGACATAATCAGCCTCAAAGAGGACGGCACTGCCAGG ggtATTGTGGAGGGCGGGAGTCGCCTCACGAAAAGGTGGATCAAG ATTGCTGTGTGGAACTCATACAGGGGTATGAACCTGACGGAGAAGTCCAGCCGAGACAAGAATAACAATGTGACAGACTCTCTGGCTAACAGGACTCTTATTGTCACCACGATACTG GAAAATCCATATGTGATGCAGAGAAAGTCAGACAAGGAGCTTATTGGAAATGATCGTTTTGAGGGTTACTGTCTGGACCTTTTGAAAGAGCTCTCCAACATCTTGGGTTTCACGTATGAAGTCAGACTGGTGGCTGATGGGAAATACGGAGCCCAGAATGACAAGGGAGAGTGGAATGGGATGGTGCGGGAGCTGATAGACCAC GTTGCAGACCTTGCTGTGGCCCCCTTGACCATCACATACGTTCGAGAGAAAGTCATTGACTTCTCCAAGCCCTTTATGACTTTAGGTATCAGCATCCTCTACCGAAAACCTAATGGCACCAATCCGGGTGTGTTCTCCTTCCTGAATCCCCTGTCTCCGGACATCTGGATGTACGTGCTGTTAGCCTGCACAGGAGTTAGCTGTGTGCTCTTTGTGATTGCCAG GTTTACTCCGTACGAGTGGTACAACCCACATCCATGTAACCCGTCCTCGACTCTAATACAGAACAATTTCACTTTACTCAACAGTTTCTGGTTTGGTGTCGGAGCTCTCATGCGGCAAG GCTCGGAGTTGATGCCTAAGGCTCTGTCCACTCGTATAGTTGGGGGGATCTGGTGGTTCTTTACCTTAATCATCATCTCTTCATACACGGCCAACTTGGCTGCCTTCCTCACTGTGGAACGAATGGACGCGCCAATCGACTCAGCAGACGACCTGGCCAAGCAGACCAGGATTGAATATGGGGCAGTAAGGGACGGATCCACCATGACCTTCTTTAAG AAATCAAAGATCTCCACCTATGAGAAAATGTGGGCGTTTATGAGCAGCAGGAAGAACACTGCATTGGTTAAGAACAACAGGGAAGGCATCACTCGGGTTCTGACGACAGACTACGCCATGCTGATGGAGTCCACTAGCATTGAGTACATCAGCCAGAGAAATTGCAACCTCACACAGATCGGAGGTCTCATTGACTCCAAGGGCTACGGAGTGGGAACACCTATCG GGTCTCCATACAGGGATAAAGTGACCATTGCCATCCTTCAGCTGCAGGAGGAAGGGAAGCTGCACATGATGAAGGAGAAGTGGTGGAGAGGCAATGGCTGCCCAGAGGAGGACAACAAGGAGGCCAATGCTTTGGGCGTGGAAAACATTGGCGGTATCTTTATCGTCCTCGCTGCTGGTCTggttctctctgtgtttgtcgcCATTGGAGAGTTCATCTACAAGGCTCGCAGGAACGCCGACATAGAGGAG GCCTTCTGTTTCTTTTATGGGGTGCAGTCCCGTCAGTTCCAGCGGCGTGGCTCCACCTCCTCTTCTGGCACCTCCTTATCTACTGATCTGGAAAGCGGCCGGCTACTGGGGAATGACACAGAGTAG
- the grik1a gene encoding glutamate receptor ionotropic, kainate 1 isoform X1, translating into MDERKRLFFSLFFAAQLCVSSTQVLRIGGIFETRESELVSTDELAFKFAVNNINRNKTLIPNTTLTYDIQRINLFDGFEASRRVCDQLALGVVAVFGPSHSSSVSAVQSICNALEVPHIQTRWKHPSVDNKDTFFINLYPEYTAIARAILDVVTFFKWRKLTVVYEDSTGLMRMQELIKAPAKFNLKIKIRQLTPGNQDARPLLKELKKDKEFFILFDCSYRMASELLKQLSSMGMMTEYYHFFFTTLDLFALDLEPYRYSGVNMTGFRLLNVDDPWVASTMDKWAMERLQGPKQESGLMDGIMTTDAALMYDAVFMVAVASQRATQMTVSSLQCHRHKPWRFGPRFMNLFKEAQWDGLTGHIVLNKTDGLRRDFDLDIISLKEDGTARGIVEGGSRLTKRWIKIAVWNSYRGMNLTEKSSRDKNNNVTDSLANRTLIVTTILENPYVMQRKSDKELIGNDRFEGYCLDLLKELSNILGFTYEVRLVADGKYGAQNDKGEWNGMVRELIDHVADLAVAPLTITYVREKVIDFSKPFMTLGISILYRKPNGTNPGVFSFLNPLSPDIWMYVLLACTGVSCVLFVIARFTPYEWYNPHPCNPSSTLIQNNFTLLNSFWFGVGALMRQGSELMPKALSTRIVGGIWWFFTLIIISSYTANLAAFLTVERMDAPIDSADDLAKQTRIEYGAVRDGSTMTFFKKSKISTYEKMWAFMSSRKNTALVKNNREGITRVLTTDYAMLMESTSIEYISQRNCNLTQIGGLIDSKGYGVGTPIGSPYRDKVTIAILQLQEEGKLHMMKEKWWRGNGCPEEDNKEANALGVENIGGIFIVLAAGLVLSVFVAIGEFIYKARRNADIEECVSFSALMEELGISLQCYKGIRMRLRPHSGARTACILCQPKRTTKRERARRDSST; encoded by the exons GGGGAATTTTCGAGACCCGGGAGAGTGAGTTAGTGAGTACGGATGAGCTGGCATTCAAGTTTGCTGTAAATAACATAAACCGCAACAAGACCCTGATTCCCAACACCACTCTCACCTACGACATTCAGAGGATCAACCTCTTTGATGGCTTTGAGGCTTCGAGGAGAG TGTGTGACCAGCTAGCTCTCGGGGTGGTCGCAGTGTTTGGACCTTCTCACAGCTCCTCGGTCAGTGCTGTTCAGTCCATCTGCAACGCTCTAGAGGTCCCTCACATTCAGACCCGCTGGAAACACCCGTCAGTGGACAACAAAGACACTTTCTTCATCAACCTATATCCAGAGTACACGGCCATTGCCAGGGCCATTCTGGACGTGGTCACTTTCTTCAAATGGCGGAAGCTGACGGTGGTCTATGAGGACAGCACGG GTCTGATGCGGATGCAAGAGCTGATCAAGGCTCCGGCAAAGTTCAACCTGAAGATCAAGATCCGCCAGCTGACCCCAGGTAACCAAGATGCCCGCCCACTGCTCAAGGAACTGAAGAAAGACAAGGAATTTTTTATACTCTTTGACTGCTCCTATCGCATGGCTTCAGAGCTACTCAAGCAG CTTTCATCAATGGGAATGATGACCGAGTACTACCATTTCTTCTTCACAACTTTG GATCTGTTTGCCTTGGATTTGGAGCCGTACCGCTACAGTGGGGTAAACATGACAGGCTTCAGACTGCTGAACGTAGATGACCCGTGGGTAGCCTCCACGATGGACAAATGGGCCATGGAAAGGCTGCAGGGTCCCAAACAAGAGAGTGGCCTGATGGATGGAATCATGACT ACAGACGCAGCCTTGATGTATGATGCAGTGTTCATGGTTGCCGTTGCTTCACAGCGGGCCACTCAGATGACCGTCAGCTCCCTGCAGTGTCACCGCCACAAACCCTGGCGCTTTGGTCCCCGCTTCATGAACCTCTTCAAAGAG GCACAGTGGGATGGACTGACAGGGCACATTGTTCTTAATAAGACAGATGGCCTGAGGAGAGACTTTGATTTGGACATAATCAGCCTCAAAGAGGACGGCACTGCCAGG ggtATTGTGGAGGGCGGGAGTCGCCTCACGAAAAGGTGGATCAAG ATTGCTGTGTGGAACTCATACAGGGGTATGAACCTGACGGAGAAGTCCAGCCGAGACAAGAATAACAATGTGACAGACTCTCTGGCTAACAGGACTCTTATTGTCACCACGATACTG GAAAATCCATATGTGATGCAGAGAAAGTCAGACAAGGAGCTTATTGGAAATGATCGTTTTGAGGGTTACTGTCTGGACCTTTTGAAAGAGCTCTCCAACATCTTGGGTTTCACGTATGAAGTCAGACTGGTGGCTGATGGGAAATACGGAGCCCAGAATGACAAGGGAGAGTGGAATGGGATGGTGCGGGAGCTGATAGACCAC GTTGCAGACCTTGCTGTGGCCCCCTTGACCATCACATACGTTCGAGAGAAAGTCATTGACTTCTCCAAGCCCTTTATGACTTTAGGTATCAGCATCCTCTACCGAAAACCTAATGGCACCAATCCGGGTGTGTTCTCCTTCCTGAATCCCCTGTCTCCGGACATCTGGATGTACGTGCTGTTAGCCTGCACAGGAGTTAGCTGTGTGCTCTTTGTGATTGCCAG GTTTACTCCGTACGAGTGGTACAACCCACATCCATGTAACCCGTCCTCGACTCTAATACAGAACAATTTCACTTTACTCAACAGTTTCTGGTTTGGTGTCGGAGCTCTCATGCGGCAAG GCTCGGAGTTGATGCCTAAGGCTCTGTCCACTCGTATAGTTGGGGGGATCTGGTGGTTCTTTACCTTAATCATCATCTCTTCATACACGGCCAACTTGGCTGCCTTCCTCACTGTGGAACGAATGGACGCGCCAATCGACTCAGCAGACGACCTGGCCAAGCAGACCAGGATTGAATATGGGGCAGTAAGGGACGGATCCACCATGACCTTCTTTAAG AAATCAAAGATCTCCACCTATGAGAAAATGTGGGCGTTTATGAGCAGCAGGAAGAACACTGCATTGGTTAAGAACAACAGGGAAGGCATCACTCGGGTTCTGACGACAGACTACGCCATGCTGATGGAGTCCACTAGCATTGAGTACATCAGCCAGAGAAATTGCAACCTCACACAGATCGGAGGTCTCATTGACTCCAAGGGCTACGGAGTGGGAACACCTATCG GGTCTCCATACAGGGATAAAGTGACCATTGCCATCCTTCAGCTGCAGGAGGAAGGGAAGCTGCACATGATGAAGGAGAAGTGGTGGAGAGGCAATGGCTGCCCAGAGGAGGACAACAAGGAGGCCAATGCTTTGGGCGTGGAAAACATTGGCGGTATCTTTATCGTCCTCGCTGCTGGTCTggttctctctgtgtttgtcgcCATTGGAGAGTTCATCTACAAGGCTCGCAGGAACGCCGACATAGAGGAG TGCGTGTCTTTTAGCGCCCTGATGGAGGAGTTGGGTATCTCCCTGCAGTGTTACAAAGGCATCCGGATGAGATTGCGACCCCACAGTGGAGCAAGGACAGCTTGCATCCTTTGTCAACCCAAACGCACCACAAAGAGGGAAAGAGCAAGAAGGGACTCCAGCACGTGA
- the grik1a gene encoding glutamate receptor ionotropic, kainate 1 isoform X4, with amino-acid sequence MDERKRLFFSLFFAAQLCVSSTQVLRIGGIFETRESELVSTDELAFKFAVNNINRNKTLIPNTTLTYDIQRINLFDGFEASRRVCDQLALGVVAVFGPSHSSSVSAVQSICNALEVPHIQTRWKHPSVDNKDTFFINLYPEYTAIARAILDVVTFFKWRKLTVVYEDSTGLMRMQELIKAPAKFNLKIKIRQLTPGNQDARPLLKELKKDKEFFILFDCSYRMASELLKQLSSMGMMTEYYHFFFTTLDLFALDLEPYRYSGVNMTGFRLLNVDDPWVASTMDKWAMERLQGPKQESGLMDGIMTTDAALMYDAVFMVAVASQRATQMTVSSLQCHRHKPWRFGPRFMNLFKEAQWDGLTGHIVLNKTDGLRRDFDLDIISLKEDGTARIAVWNSYRGMNLTEKSSRDKNNNVTDSLANRTLIVTTILENPYVMQRKSDKELIGNDRFEGYCLDLLKELSNILGFTYEVRLVADGKYGAQNDKGEWNGMVRELIDHVADLAVAPLTITYVREKVIDFSKPFMTLGISILYRKPNGTNPGVFSFLNPLSPDIWMYVLLACTGVSCVLFVIARFTPYEWYNPHPCNPSSTLIQNNFTLLNSFWFGVGALMRQGSELMPKALSTRIVGGIWWFFTLIIISSYTANLAAFLTVERMDAPIDSADDLAKQTRIEYGAVRDGSTMTFFKKSKISTYEKMWAFMSSRKNTALVKNNREGITRVLTTDYAMLMESTSIEYISQRNCNLTQIGGLIDSKGYGVGTPIGSPYRDKVTIAILQLQEEGKLHMMKEKWWRGNGCPEEDNKEANALGVENIGGIFIVLAAGLVLSVFVAIGEFIYKARRNADIEEAFCFFYGVQSRQFQRRGSTSSSGTSLSTDLESGRLLGNDTE; translated from the exons GGGGAATTTTCGAGACCCGGGAGAGTGAGTTAGTGAGTACGGATGAGCTGGCATTCAAGTTTGCTGTAAATAACATAAACCGCAACAAGACCCTGATTCCCAACACCACTCTCACCTACGACATTCAGAGGATCAACCTCTTTGATGGCTTTGAGGCTTCGAGGAGAG TGTGTGACCAGCTAGCTCTCGGGGTGGTCGCAGTGTTTGGACCTTCTCACAGCTCCTCGGTCAGTGCTGTTCAGTCCATCTGCAACGCTCTAGAGGTCCCTCACATTCAGACCCGCTGGAAACACCCGTCAGTGGACAACAAAGACACTTTCTTCATCAACCTATATCCAGAGTACACGGCCATTGCCAGGGCCATTCTGGACGTGGTCACTTTCTTCAAATGGCGGAAGCTGACGGTGGTCTATGAGGACAGCACGG GTCTGATGCGGATGCAAGAGCTGATCAAGGCTCCGGCAAAGTTCAACCTGAAGATCAAGATCCGCCAGCTGACCCCAGGTAACCAAGATGCCCGCCCACTGCTCAAGGAACTGAAGAAAGACAAGGAATTTTTTATACTCTTTGACTGCTCCTATCGCATGGCTTCAGAGCTACTCAAGCAG CTTTCATCAATGGGAATGATGACCGAGTACTACCATTTCTTCTTCACAACTTTG GATCTGTTTGCCTTGGATTTGGAGCCGTACCGCTACAGTGGGGTAAACATGACAGGCTTCAGACTGCTGAACGTAGATGACCCGTGGGTAGCCTCCACGATGGACAAATGGGCCATGGAAAGGCTGCAGGGTCCCAAACAAGAGAGTGGCCTGATGGATGGAATCATGACT ACAGACGCAGCCTTGATGTATGATGCAGTGTTCATGGTTGCCGTTGCTTCACAGCGGGCCACTCAGATGACCGTCAGCTCCCTGCAGTGTCACCGCCACAAACCCTGGCGCTTTGGTCCCCGCTTCATGAACCTCTTCAAAGAG GCACAGTGGGATGGACTGACAGGGCACATTGTTCTTAATAAGACAGATGGCCTGAGGAGAGACTTTGATTTGGACATAATCAGCCTCAAAGAGGACGGCACTGCCAGG ATTGCTGTGTGGAACTCATACAGGGGTATGAACCTGACGGAGAAGTCCAGCCGAGACAAGAATAACAATGTGACAGACTCTCTGGCTAACAGGACTCTTATTGTCACCACGATACTG GAAAATCCATATGTGATGCAGAGAAAGTCAGACAAGGAGCTTATTGGAAATGATCGTTTTGAGGGTTACTGTCTGGACCTTTTGAAAGAGCTCTCCAACATCTTGGGTTTCACGTATGAAGTCAGACTGGTGGCTGATGGGAAATACGGAGCCCAGAATGACAAGGGAGAGTGGAATGGGATGGTGCGGGAGCTGATAGACCAC GTTGCAGACCTTGCTGTGGCCCCCTTGACCATCACATACGTTCGAGAGAAAGTCATTGACTTCTCCAAGCCCTTTATGACTTTAGGTATCAGCATCCTCTACCGAAAACCTAATGGCACCAATCCGGGTGTGTTCTCCTTCCTGAATCCCCTGTCTCCGGACATCTGGATGTACGTGCTGTTAGCCTGCACAGGAGTTAGCTGTGTGCTCTTTGTGATTGCCAG GTTTACTCCGTACGAGTGGTACAACCCACATCCATGTAACCCGTCCTCGACTCTAATACAGAACAATTTCACTTTACTCAACAGTTTCTGGTTTGGTGTCGGAGCTCTCATGCGGCAAG GCTCGGAGTTGATGCCTAAGGCTCTGTCCACTCGTATAGTTGGGGGGATCTGGTGGTTCTTTACCTTAATCATCATCTCTTCATACACGGCCAACTTGGCTGCCTTCCTCACTGTGGAACGAATGGACGCGCCAATCGACTCAGCAGACGACCTGGCCAAGCAGACCAGGATTGAATATGGGGCAGTAAGGGACGGATCCACCATGACCTTCTTTAAG AAATCAAAGATCTCCACCTATGAGAAAATGTGGGCGTTTATGAGCAGCAGGAAGAACACTGCATTGGTTAAGAACAACAGGGAAGGCATCACTCGGGTTCTGACGACAGACTACGCCATGCTGATGGAGTCCACTAGCATTGAGTACATCAGCCAGAGAAATTGCAACCTCACACAGATCGGAGGTCTCATTGACTCCAAGGGCTACGGAGTGGGAACACCTATCG GGTCTCCATACAGGGATAAAGTGACCATTGCCATCCTTCAGCTGCAGGAGGAAGGGAAGCTGCACATGATGAAGGAGAAGTGGTGGAGAGGCAATGGCTGCCCAGAGGAGGACAACAAGGAGGCCAATGCTTTGGGCGTGGAAAACATTGGCGGTATCTTTATCGTCCTCGCTGCTGGTCTggttctctctgtgtttgtcgcCATTGGAGAGTTCATCTACAAGGCTCGCAGGAACGCCGACATAGAGGAG GCCTTCTGTTTCTTTTATGGGGTGCAGTCCCGTCAGTTCCAGCGGCGTGGCTCCACCTCCTCTTCTGGCACCTCCTTATCTACTGATCTGGAAAGCGGCCGGCTACTGGGGAATGACACAGAGTAG